The following is a genomic window from Candidatus Desulfarcum epimagneticum.
ATCAGCAATATCTACAAAAAAAACGGCGCGGTCCGCAAAAATCACAACCTGATCCTGGCGCCGGGAACCCGGGAGGCCGAGGCGTTAAACGCCCGGCTGGATAAAATCGGCAACCTGCGTTCCGACGGCCGCCCCATACTGGGTCTGGACGCCCGGGACCTTCTGGAGATCATGCTGGAGACCACGGACAGGGGATTTTTCATTCCGGCCCATGTGTGGACCCCGTGGTTTTCCCTGTTCGGGTCCAAGTCCGGGTTTGACTCCATCGAGGAGTGTTTCGGGGATTTGACCCCCCATATTTTCGCCCTGGAGACGGGCCTTTCCTCAGACCCTCCCATGAACTGGCGGGTGTCGGCGCTGGACGGGCTGACCCTGGTGTCCAACTCCGACGCCCATTCCCCCATGAAGCTGGGCCGGGAGGCCAATCTGTTTGACGCGGATCTGGATTACGACGATATCGTGTCCGCCATGAAAACCGGGGACCCCGGCCGTTTCCTGGGCACTTTGGAGTTTTATCCCGAGGAGGGCAAATACCACCTGGACGGCCATCGGGCCTGCGGGGTCCGCCTGTCCCCGGATGAGACCCGAAAGCTGGGCGATGTGTGCCCCAGGTGCGGAAAGCCCCTGACCCTGGGAGTGCTTCGGCGGGTGGATGATCTGGCCGACCGGCCCTTGGGACAAACGCCCCGGAAACGCCATTCCTACCAATCCATCGTTCCGCTCACGGACATCCTGTCGGAAATATTTAAAGTCGGGCCGGGCTCCAAAAAGGTTCAGCGGGCCTACATGTCGGTATTAAGAAACCTGGGCCCCGAGCTGCCCATCCTGCATTCCCTTCCCCTGGACGCTTTGGCGGAATCCGGGATTTTGCCTCTCCGGGAGGCGGTTTCCAGGATGAGGGAGGGAAATATCCGGGTCCTGGGGGGCTATGACGGGGAGTTCGGGACGGTGGAGATTTTTAAACCCGGGGAAAGAGAGGCGCTGTTCGGCCAAAGGACCCTGTTTGAAATGGGGCCGCCCCCGAAATCCCCGGCCGCCTCCAAAAAGCCGGGCGCCTTGAAAAAACCGGCGGCCCCGCCCCCCAAAAAACCCCGGACCCCGAAGCCCGCGGACGCGCCCGAGCCGGTCTTCAACGCCCGGCAGAAGGCCATTGTCCGCGCCGCCCCGGGCCCCATGCGGGTCTCCGCCGGCCCCGGGACCGGCAAAACCCGGGCGCTGGCGGGCCGGATCGCCTATCTCATCAAAGAGAAAGGGGTGGCGCCCCAAAGCATTCTGGCGGTGACCTTCACCCAGAAGGCCGCCGCCGAGATGAAGGCGCGCATCGCCCGCATGATTCCCCATCTAAAGACGCCGCCCTGCGCGGCCACCTTCCATTCCTTTTGCCTCGATGTCCTTCAAAGCGCGGCGAAAGACGACGGGGACGGGCGCCGGTTTTCCATCATCGACGAAAGGGAGCGTCTTTCCCTGGTGGCGGACGCCGCCGCCATGGCCGCCGAAAAGGGGTTTGACGTGTCTTCCCGGGCGGACGAACTGGCCGACGGCGTCGCCCGGGCCAAGCAGGCCCTTTTGTTTCCCGAAAGCGATCTGCGAAACGCGGCGCGGGGAATGGACCCGGCGGAGCTTTTCGCGGTGTATCGCGCCTACCAGGACCTGCTTTCCTCCCAGCTTCTGTGGGACTATGAAGACCTTATTTTCGAAACCTGCCGGCTGTTTGAATCCCGCCCGGACGTCCGGGACGCCTGTGAAAAACGCTTCGCCCATATTCTGGTGGACGAATGCCAGGATCTGAATTTCGCCCAGTACCGGCTCATCCGGCTTCTGGCCCCGCCCGGGAAAAGCGTTTTTTTAATCGGCGATCCCGACCAGTCCATCTACGGTTTCCGGGGATCGAGCCCCGGCTATCTCAAACGGTTTTTAAAGGATTACCCCGAAGCCACCAGGGCCGGGCTTGACCGGAATTACCGCTCCACGCCCACCATCCTGGACGCCGCGTTCAAGGTCATTGAGAAGCGCCGTTTCGACCCGTCGGCGCCGAAGGTGTGGTCCGATCTCGCCGGGGGGGCCCCTGTCGGGATCATCAGGACCCGGACCGAAAAGGCCGAGGCCGAGGCCATCGTGGCCGCCATCGAGCGGATGACCGGGGGGTCCGGTTTTTTCTCCCTGGACTCCGGACGGGCCGACGGCGCCGTTCCGGCCGGGAACCGGGGTTTTTCGGATTTCGCGGTTCTTTTCAGGACCGCGGCCCAGGGGCTGGAGATCAAAAAGGCGTTTGACCGCTCCGGAATGCCCTGCCGGCTTTTGAGCAAAAAAGACGCTTTTTTCAAAAAAGACCTGGCGCCTTTGATCTGTCTTTTCAAATGGGTCCACGACTGCGCGCCGGTCCTGGACATGGAGGCGGTTTTTTCCAGGTCCAAATCGGGAGTGGGCGCCAAAACCGCCCGGGCGTTTAAAATGTGGCGTTATCAAAAGGGCCTTGGCCTTTCAGAGGCCATAAGACAGGCGGCCCGTCTTCCCCTTCCCGGGATGGGAAAGGCGGCCCAGTACAAACTGACGGCTTTTTTTCAAAGAATCGAGGGCCTCAGACGGGAGATGTCCGGCCTTTCCATTTCAGACCGGCTCCATCGCCTGGCGGCGTTTTTAAAATGGGAGCCTTCCCTTGAAAGCGACCCCAAGACCCGGGAGGGCTTTGAGAGACTCATTGAGACCGCGCGGTCGGCGAACGGCTCTCCCCGGGATTTTCTCGATTCCCTGGCCCTTGAGACCGATTCGGATGTCTTTGACAAACGGGCCGAGGCCATATCGCTGATGACCATGCACGCCTCCAAGGGCCTTGAGTTTCCCGTGGTGTTCATCGCGGGCTGCGAGATGGGGCTGGCGCCCTTTGAAAGGGCCGGGGAAGACGAAGGCCCGGATGAGCGCCGGGACCGGCTGGACGAGGAAAGACGCCTTTTTTACGTGGCCATGACCCGGGCCGGGGAGGAGCTGTATCTGTCCCACGCTGAAAGAAGAATGATCCGCGGCCGCCTTGTTTCGGCGAAACGCTCGGGTTTTGTCTCGGAGATTGACGAGGGGCTCCGGCGGGACGTGGATGTGTTCGGGGACAAAAACAAAGCGCCCAGGCAGACGCAGTATCGCTTGTTTTGATCCGGGCGTTTTGCCGGGCCATTGATATGGGCAAACCAGACAAACGCAAAGGAGAAAGGCCATGATATTTAAACGCATTGTTTTTTGGGCGCTTCTGACGGTCTTTGTTTTTTCCTCCGTTTCGGGTCACGCCGCCCGGCGGGGGGTCAAAACGGCCGAAAACCCAGGGGCCTCGGAGCCCGCGGCGCTTTTGAACATTCCCGCCCGGATATTGGAGAAGGAAATCAAGTCCCTGGCCCTGGGCAAAGGATCCGTGGTCAAAGAGATTTTCCGGCTGGATCTGGACCCCGTCCGGCGCCTGGCGGTCGTGGCCGGGATCATTGAGATTCCGGCGGGGATTTTGCGCGGCGGGAAGGGCGATTCCGGCGCCGGGGCCTCGCGACATGATTTCATGGCGGCCATCTCCTTTCCCTCGGCGAAGATGACGGCCAGGACCCGGTATTTGAGGCTTCAAATTGTGGAATTGAAACTGGACGGCCACAGCCATCTCCAGGCGGCGAGGGTGGCCACGAACTTTTTGTCGGTTCTTTTGACCGAGACGGGCCTGGCCCGATACCTTCTTTACGAGGGAAAGGGCAGGGACGCGTCCGGCAAGGACTTAAAAGACCGGATTTCGGCCTTTATTGAAAACAGGGGGCTGATTTTTCGAGAAGGCGCGGTCAGCGTGAAGCTGGACTTGAAGGCGTTTGGGGATTTGAGAAAATTCTCGCCGCTGGCGGATTTCCGTATGTGGCGCTTCGCCCCGGCGCTGTTCCGGGGACAGCCGGCCTTTCGCATTGAGGCCGGCGTGGGGAAACCCGGCAAAGCCTGGCTGGAGGAGGCCCGGAAAAAAACCGACCGGGACGCGGCGTTTTTAAAAAAGGCCCGCGAAAAGCAGTATCCGAAATACGCCGATATCGGGGCCTTTCAAAAGGACCTGGACGCCTTTATCGAGCGGCGCCGGTCCGTGATCGGTTTTCCCGAATCGCCTCCCGGGCCCCGGCGAAGGGACATGGAGACCTTCAGCGCCCGGATGGAGGCCCGGGCCCGATCCGAGCTGAGCGTTCGAAACCCGCTGTTCAAAGCCTGGCCGAAAAAGACCCATGACCGGGTTTTAAAGGAAGCCCGGAACGAGGCGGAGCGGTTTTACGATGATTTGAATCAAAGGATCAAGCTGGAGGCGGCCATCGCCCGGGGGGGGAGAGACGCCCCCGGTCTTCCCTTTGCGGAAAAGCTCGTGAGCCAGAGGGCCATCGACCAGGCGATCCGGTATTACCGGCATGTCAAGGTGGACGGGCAGAGCCTTTTTTCCTCCCTGGACGCGGTTCTGGCCCCCCATCTGCCGGGTTTTATCGTGAGGGGGGCCTTGAGCCTGGACATCGGTCGGATTCTGTCCATGGCCGCGAAGGGCCGGGACGTGGCGGAAAAACCGATCCGGGCCAGGGCCTTTGGCGGCTCTTCGGTTCCCTTTGAGGCGGCCCTGCGTCTCTGGATGAAAGACGGCAATGTGGCGAGCCTGGACGTGGCCTATGTCTCTCTTTTTTCGGGAAGCGACCGGATGGTTTTTTCAAACAAGCGGCGGCACGGGCATTTCCTGTTTGATTTCGCCCGCATGCTTTTGATGAAATCGGCGGCGTCCATGCTGGCGGACAAACCCCCCGGCGGCGAGCGGATGGACATCTCCTTTGACGCGGAGCATGGCAAGATCGACTTCGCCATCAATCCCCGGGTCCTGGTCAAAGAGATCATGGGGGTTCGAAATGATATCCAGGCCTGGGATTTCGAGCCGGTGTACTTCAGGGAGATGGACCAGACTTTTTTAAAGATGGCGGCGGGCGACGGGGTCCGGACAAAGGACTATGTCCAAAGCCTGGTTTCAGGAAAATTCAAGGCGGACAGCGACGCCTTTTCCGGAACCGGGGGCGCCGAGGGCCCCCTGGACTTGCGGATCATTTTAAACATCCGGTCGGTTCAGAAAATCGCCAACCGGATACTGGAAAAAATTCATGAAAAGGAATCCCGAAAGGTTCGGGAGGCCGTTTTTCGAAAAACCCCGGGGACCCATTACCTGGTGGAAAAAATCAGTCTGGAGCCGGTTGAAAACCGCCTGCGGATGAGCGCGACGGCGTCCCGGGTCAAAATTTCAAAACGCTGGGTCATCAATCCGGCCAGATGGGTCAAAGGACCCTATTTCATTTCGGAAAAAAGAGCGTCGGTTTACGCCGATCTGGGGCTTTCGGCGGTTGTGGCCCGGGACGTCATGGAAGAATCGGCCCCGGGCCGCTTTGACTTGAGCCGGGAGCTTTTGAAACTGGAGATCACAGGCGCCGGGTTCGACATTGAAAACCCCTCCCTGGCCCAAAACGTCATGGTGGGCCTTGTGGGAGATTTGGACCTGGACGGAAGCGCCCCATCGGGCATCATGAAGCGTTTTATTCTGAAAAAAATCGCGCCTTACTTAAACGCCGCCGGGGAAAACGAGGGCAAAACCGAAATCGCCGGGGTCCGGCTCAACCGTTTCGTGAAAATATTCACCCACACCGGGGATATTTACTTTCAGATCAACCCCCGGCTGGTCTCCCCGGCCTTTGATGTGGCGCTCATTTCCAACCGGACGCATAACGGCGTTCCCCTGGGGTTTTTCATGGAGCCCTCCCGGGACCGGAAAGACGCCAGGCTGGTGTTTGACTTTAAAACCCGCGGCGCCATGCCCGAGGAGGACAAGGCCGCGCTTCTGGCCGTCGCCCGGATGGCGGATTCGCTTTTCAAACCCTATCTGGACGAAAAGAGCCCGGAGCGGCTTTTAAAAGAGTTGAAAAAATTGAAGCTGTTCGACCGGGCCTTTCACAGCGGCGATTTGGCGAAACTCAGCCTGTTTCACCGGATCAGGCGGATGATGGGCCTTTACTATCCCATCGCCCGGCTGACTTTGGCCTCCGGGGCCGAGCCGCCGCATGGAAGGGACGGGGATTTAAGGATCGGCGCCACAGGGATAGAGATCGTGTGTTTCCTGGAGGCGGCCGCCGCCCTTGAAAAAAACACGGCGGCGCTCATTGAGCGGGCAAAAAAGGCGGGGATCGCCCATGAGGTTCCCTATATGAAAGAATTCGGGGAGTTTAAAACGCTTCTGGCCGGGCGGATCATCGCCCCGCTCGCGGAAAAATACGAAAGGGACCATCGGCCGGTGAACCGCAGGATGCTCAAGCGCGGCGTCACCGACTGGAACCGCCATTATTACCCCGAGGCCGAGTTTTCGGCGCTGGTTTACGGGGGTATGGAAAAGGCGCGAAACAGGAAATAACGGCGAATAACGCTGTTTAAGGAACCACGAATCGGTTGGTCATCCCGATTCTTTTCAACGGCCCGGCCCATCTCCGGATGGTCCGGGCCGCCGGGTCTCGTTTTTCCGGCTCCAGGGTCTGAAGCCATGACCGGATATCGATGAACATTTTTTTCCCGTCCTCCCCTTTTCCCCCGGGCTCCCAGGGAGCCGCGAAATCAAACAGCCGCCAGACCGAATCCCCGGTTTGCCTCGCCAGGTCCCGGATCATCAGGTAGGACGCCGAGTAGGGCTCCCGGTCCTGTCTTTTGGAAAGCGTCCGCTGAAAAAAGCCCGTGTCCACGTCTTTCACCCGCCCCATATGCTCGGCGAAATAGTGGCACAGCCCCTCAATATGCCAGTCATAGACGTAGGGGTTGGTCATGTGGCAGATCTCGTGGCCGAGCTTGAAAAAAAACATGGGATCATTTCGGGCGGGCGCCACATACACCACAAAGGAACCGGCGGCCGCGTCAAGGATTTCGCACAACTCGAACCCTTCGGTTTTGTGTATTTTTTCGGGCATGGGCAAAATGGCGCCGGGGAATCTCATCTCCAGGATTTTTCGCCCCCGCTCCAGGGAGGCGGCGGCGGCGATGACCCGGTTGAGGCGTTCGATGATTTCAAACTGTTCCCTGGCGGGGGGGATTTTTTGAGGCGCCTTCGCCTGAGATTCATGGCGCAGGATGTCCCAGGATAAGATGTCGGCCCGGGACAGAAGGGCCGGCTCTTTTTTGATCGCGCTTTGCCGGATGTGGATTTTCCGGACCGGCAGGGCCGGCTTTCCCATCAGGCGTTCGGCCTCGGCCAGCATGTCGCGCGCCGTTGAAAGCGTGGCGGCGTCCTCCGCCGGCTCGTAATGCTGGTGCCAGATGATATTTTTGCCCCGGTTCCCCGCGCACGCCCCCAGGAAAAGGACCAGGAACAGGCCCAGGCAAACGCTTAAATTGACCAGCGGGAACGGGATGGATTTTCGACTTCGCATGGGGGGATGGGACTTCATTTCACGGAAAAAGTCAAGCGCTATTTTTTTACGATGCCGTCAAGTTTGACATTTCAAAACAAAGGTTGTACATTGCAAAGCCAAGAGAGCATGATTGACCTGCCCTTGTCTTCGTTCTTTTCCGTATGTCCCCTTTTTCTTTTTTTTCCCATAACCCCAAAAGGAGGGAAGCGCCATGACCACCCAGGACAGATGCTGCACCATCGCGCCTTATTTCAAAGTTCACGAAGGTCAACTGGACGTGTTTAAAAAGAACTGTGAGGAATTTATCAAAAAAACCGAAACCGAGCCGAAATGCCTGTACTACGGTTTCAGTTTTGACGGGGATCAGGTCCATTGCAGGGAAGGGTATGAGGACGCCGAAGGATTGCTGGCGCATCTGGACAATGTGGGCGCCCTGCTTGCCGAGGCGCTCAAGATCGCCGATCTCGTTCGACTGGAGGTTCACGGCCCGGAGCGGGAGCTGGCGAAACTCCGCGAGCCCCTTGCGGAGCTGAGCCCCCAGTATTTTGTTTTAGAGCAAGGTTTCCGACGATAAGATTGATGGCGTTGTAAAAAATCCGATCTACGGCGTTGCAGCGCTTATTTTTAATTGAGGCATACTACATGTATTGCCTCAATTAAAAATAACCACTACGCCTTGTGGCTTAAATTTTAGCATATGGAATTTTTAACTTAGCCATCCCAAGCTTTTTTACGAGT
Proteins encoded in this region:
- a CDS encoding conserved hypothetical protein (Evidence 4 : Unknown function but conserved in other organisms) translates to MTTQDRCCTIAPYFKVHEGQLDVFKKNCEEFIKKTETEPKCLYYGFSFDGDQVHCREGYEDAEGLLAHLDNVGALLAEALKIADLVRLEVHGPERELAKLREPLAELSPQYFVLEQGFRR
- a CDS encoding exported hypothetical protein (Evidence 5 : Unknown function), with the protein product MIFKRIVFWALLTVFVFSSVSGHAARRGVKTAENPGASEPAALLNIPARILEKEIKSLALGKGSVVKEIFRLDLDPVRRLAVVAGIIEIPAGILRGGKGDSGAGASRHDFMAAISFPSAKMTARTRYLRLQIVELKLDGHSHLQAARVATNFLSVLLTETGLARYLLYEGKGRDASGKDLKDRISAFIENRGLIFREGAVSVKLDLKAFGDLRKFSPLADFRMWRFAPALFRGQPAFRIEAGVGKPGKAWLEEARKKTDRDAAFLKKAREKQYPKYADIGAFQKDLDAFIERRRSVIGFPESPPGPRRRDMETFSARMEARARSELSVRNPLFKAWPKKTHDRVLKEARNEAERFYDDLNQRIKLEAAIARGGRDAPGLPFAEKLVSQRAIDQAIRYYRHVKVDGQSLFSSLDAVLAPHLPGFIVRGALSLDIGRILSMAAKGRDVAEKPIRARAFGGSSVPFEAALRLWMKDGNVASLDVAYVSLFSGSDRMVFSNKRRHGHFLFDFARMLLMKSAASMLADKPPGGERMDISFDAEHGKIDFAINPRVLVKEIMGVRNDIQAWDFEPVYFREMDQTFLKMAAGDGVRTKDYVQSLVSGKFKADSDAFSGTGGAEGPLDLRIILNIRSVQKIANRILEKIHEKESRKVREAVFRKTPGTHYLVEKISLEPVENRLRMSATASRVKISKRWVINPARWVKGPYFISEKRASVYADLGLSAVVARDVMEESAPGRFDLSRELLKLEITGAGFDIENPSLAQNVMVGLVGDLDLDGSAPSGIMKRFILKKIAPYLNAAGENEGKTEIAGVRLNRFVKIFTHTGDIYFQINPRLVSPAFDVALISNRTHNGVPLGFFMEPSRDRKDARLVFDFKTRGAMPEEDKAALLAVARMADSLFKPYLDEKSPERLLKELKKLKLFDRAFHSGDLAKLSLFHRIRRMMGLYYPIARLTLASGAEPPHGRDGDLRIGATGIEIVCFLEAAAALEKNTAALIERAKKAGIAHEVPYMKEFGEFKTLLAGRIIAPLAEKYERDHRPVNRRMLKRGVTDWNRHYYPEAEFSALVYGGMEKARNRK
- a CDS encoding hypothetical protein (Evidence 5 : Unknown function), whose translation is MKSHPPMRSRKSIPFPLVNLSVCLGLFLVLFLGACAGNRGKNIIWHQHYEPAEDAATLSTARDMLAEAERLMGKPALPVRKIHIRQSAIKKEPALLSRADILSWDILRHESQAKAPQKIPPAREQFEIIERLNRVIAAAASLERGRKILEMRFPGAILPMPEKIHKTEGFELCEILDAAAGSFVVYVAPARNDPMFFFKLGHEICHMTNPYVYDWHIEGLCHYFAEHMGRVKDVDTGFFQRTLSKRQDREPYSASYLMIRDLARQTGDSVWRLFDFAAPWEPGGKGEDGKKMFIDIRSWLQTLEPEKRDPAARTIRRWAGPLKRIGMTNRFVVP
- a CDS encoding DNA helicase → MRFIADFHVHSKFSRATSKNLDLENLYIAARMKGIAVVGTGDFTCPQWMEEIREKLEPAEPGLFKLKESLEKACDARVPASCRGKTRFVLSVEISNIYKKNGAVRKNHNLILAPGTREAEALNARLDKIGNLRSDGRPILGLDARDLLEIMLETTDRGFFIPAHVWTPWFSLFGSKSGFDSIEECFGDLTPHIFALETGLSSDPPMNWRVSALDGLTLVSNSDAHSPMKLGREANLFDADLDYDDIVSAMKTGDPGRFLGTLEFYPEEGKYHLDGHRACGVRLSPDETRKLGDVCPRCGKPLTLGVLRRVDDLADRPLGQTPRKRHSYQSIVPLTDILSEIFKVGPGSKKVQRAYMSVLRNLGPELPILHSLPLDALAESGILPLREAVSRMREGNIRVLGGYDGEFGTVEIFKPGEREALFGQRTLFEMGPPPKSPAASKKPGALKKPAAPPPKKPRTPKPADAPEPVFNARQKAIVRAAPGPMRVSAGPGTGKTRALAGRIAYLIKEKGVAPQSILAVTFTQKAAAEMKARIARMIPHLKTPPCAATFHSFCLDVLQSAAKDDGDGRRFSIIDERERLSLVADAAAMAAEKGFDVSSRADELADGVARAKQALLFPESDLRNAARGMDPAELFAVYRAYQDLLSSQLLWDYEDLIFETCRLFESRPDVRDACEKRFAHILVDECQDLNFAQYRLIRLLAPPGKSVFLIGDPDQSIYGFRGSSPGYLKRFLKDYPEATRAGLDRNYRSTPTILDAAFKVIEKRRFDPSAPKVWSDLAGGAPVGIIRTRTEKAEAEAIVAAIERMTGGSGFFSLDSGRADGAVPAGNRGFSDFAVLFRTAAQGLEIKKAFDRSGMPCRLLSKKDAFFKKDLAPLICLFKWVHDCAPVLDMEAVFSRSKSGVGAKTARAFKMWRYQKGLGLSEAIRQAARLPLPGMGKAAQYKLTAFFQRIEGLRREMSGLSISDRLHRLAAFLKWEPSLESDPKTREGFERLIETARSANGSPRDFLDSLALETDSDVFDKRAEAISLMTMHASKGLEFPVVFIAGCEMGLAPFERAGEDEGPDERRDRLDEERRLFYVAMTRAGEELYLSHAERRMIRGRLVSAKRSGFVSEIDEGLRRDVDVFGDKNKAPRQTQYRLF